AAGTATCAAGTAGATAAGCTGGAACTCATCGTTGATGACGAGATGTGGCCATTACCAAAACTCAGAGAAATACTCTTTACCAGGTAATTTTAAGGGCTCCTTTGGGAGCCTTTTTTTTTTGGACTTCAATAGTCTTGCTCTTCCTTTTAGGCTCGTTTGTAGGAAATAATTATTTTCGGGCATTCATTTCACTACATGACTAATCTCAACACGATGATTTTTACAAAAGGGTTGTTTACTTTTTGCCTCGCTACGCTAATGTCCGTATCGCTTATGGCTCAGGCTGATCAGTTCACAAAAGAGGCTGATAACGCCTACAATAACGAAGCGTATTTTGAGGCTATCGACCTTTACAAGAAGGCTTATTCGAAAGAGAATGACTCGGAAGAAAAGGCACGTATGCTATTCCAGATTGCAGAATCGTACCGAATGATTCTGGATTATGATCAACAAGTAATTTGGTACAATAAAGCACTGAAGGCGCAATACGATGCCCCTGATGCGTTCCTTTACTTGGCTCAAGCTTACCATCGACAAGGTGATTTCACTCAGGCTATAGAATACTACAATAAGTACATCGATGCAGCGCCTGACCCAATGAAAGGTGAAATAGGTTTGGAGCAAGCAGAAATTGCCAAAGAATTTAGAGACAATCCTTCTCGGTACATCGTTCAAAACGAAATACTTCTTAACTCTGCTGAGTATGACTTCTCACCAGGATGGGCCGGAGATGACTTTAATACAATTTACTTTAGCTCTTCTCGACAGGGAGCTCAGGGGATGGAGATTGATTTAAGAACAGGAGAAAGCTTTCAAGATATCTTCTTCACAACACGTGATCAAAAGGGAAAGTGGAGCGAGCCGGAGCGTCTGACGTATAGAATCAATACCATTCATAATGAGGCTACTCCTAGATTGACCAATACTTTCGATATGATGTTGTTTACGCGTTGCGAGAGTACCAAGGACGATAACAAAGGGTGTGATGTCATGATCACCCGTAAAACAGCAGATCAGTGGTCAACGGCTCAGGTGGTAGAGTTAAAGAACAATGAGAGTTCAGAACTAACTACCGCAGGGCACCCTGCTCTTACACCGGATGAAACACATATCATTTTTGCAAGTGACATGCCCGGAGGAATGGGAGGAAAAGATCTTTGGATTGCACCTTTCGACAAGGCTTCAATGACTGCAGGTGAAGCCGTGAATCTCGGCCCTGCAATCAATACGAAAGGTAACGAAATGTTCCCTTTCATTCGAAAAAACGGAGCGCTCTACTTCGCTACTGACGGTCTTGTCGGAATGGGAGGACTAGACATTTTTGTTGCTGAGAGCAATGGAGAAAACTCATGGGGTAACGTTGAAAACCTTGGTGCGCCGATTAATTCAATCGGTCATGACTTTGGAATTATTTGGGAAGGAGATTCTGAAAGAGGCTATTTTTCTTCAGATCGCAACGGAGGAAAAGGAAAAGATGATATCTACTCATTCAACCTTCCACCACTTCTATTTGCTCTTGATGGTGTAGTATATGACAAAGACACTCAGCAGCCGGTTCCCGAGGCGACTATCAAAGTTATTGGTAGCGACGGTGCTTCGTTTGAAGCAGCTACAGACGCCGGAGGTGCTTTCTCGTTTTCAGAAAAAGGAGAAGAACGCTACATCAACCCGGAGACCAATTACTCTATCGAAGTTTCAAAACCTGACTACTTGGTAGCGAAGGATCAGATCAGCACAGTGGGTATTGCTGAGTCTACCACATTCTTGAAAGAATACTTTATCACATTTACAGCTCCTGATAAGGCCATCGAATTTCCTGAGGTACGCTATGCATACAACAAGGCAGAGCTGCAGGTCAATGATGAGGTGAACTCTTTGGATTCGCTGGACTTCCTCTACAATGTTTTGGTAGACAACCCAACAATTATTATCGAGCTTCAAGCGCACACTGACTCCAGAGGTAAGGACGCTTACAACAAAGACCTTTCGCAAAGAAGGGCTGAAAGTTGTGTAGAATACTTGTCTTCAAAAGGAATACCTGCCGAAAGAATGGTCGCAAAAGGCTATGGTGAAACCAGACTTCGCATATCAGACAAGCAAATTGCTGCTTTGGCTACTGAAGAGGAAAAGGAAGCGGCGCACCAGAAAAACAGACGTACAGAATTCACCGTACTTAGTTTTGATTATGTGCCGATGGAAGAGTCGGACAACTAGGTACGTTTAAATACTTTTCAGGCATTCCAAATTTTTTGGGATGCCTTTTTTTATATCATAATGAGTCAAGAGAAAAGATATCAAGCTCGTGGTGTAAGCGCCGGAAAAGAAGATGTGCATGCCGCCATCAAAGGCATAGATAAAGGCCTTTTTCCAAAAGCTTTCTGTAAGATCATTCCTGATTACCTTACCGGTAGTGAAGACCATTGTTTGGTGATGCACGCCGACGGGGCAGGTACGAAATCATCTTTGGCTTATGCCTATTGGAAGGAAACGGGAGACCTTTCCGTCTGGAAAGGAATTGCCCAGGACGCATTGATCATGAATATAGATGACTTGCTTTGCGTGGGATGCGTCGATAAAATATTGGTGAGCTCAACCATAGGCCGAAACAAAAACCTCATAACCGGTGAAGTCATAAAAGCCTTGATCGAAGGAACTGAAGAGGTATTGGAAAATCTCAGATACCTTGGGATTGAAGTAAGAAGCACAGGCGGCGAAACTGCGGATGTAGGAGACTTGGTAAGGACAGTGATAGTAGACAGCACCGTTACCTCACGAATGCGTCGCGATGAAGTAGTCGATAATTCGAATATAAAGCCGGGTCAAGTGATCGTCGGCTTATCTTCAACAGGTCAAGCTTCGTATGAGAATGACTACAATGCAGGTATGGGGAGTAATGGCCTGACCTCTGCGAGACACGATGTTTTTCGCTCTGCTGTAGGACAGAAATTTCCTGAAACTTTTGATCCTGCAGTACCCAAAGATCTTGTTTATTCAGGAGCTTATAGCCTTACAGATAGAGTAGATTCAATGCCTGTCGATTTAGGTAAAGCCGTTCTTTCCCCAACTCGCACTTACGCTCCCGTTATTAAAGCGGTTTTACAAAAAGGTAGAGATCAAATTGGTGGAATGGTGCACTGCAGTGGCGGTGCACAAACCAAGGTTTTACATTTCGTAGATAAGCATCATATCATCAAAGACAATTTGTTCCCTGTTCCACCATTGTTCAAGGTGATTCAAGAAACATCAGGAACTGAATGGAAGGAGATGTACAAGGTCTTCAACATGGGGCATCGAATGGAAATCTATTGTGATAAACCTTTTGCCAAAACGATTATTGATATTTCAAATTCTTTCCATATCGACGCCCAAATCGTAGGAAGAGTAGAAGAAGGCAAAAAGGCTTTGACCATTACCAGTGAAAACGGAACATTCCAATACGACTAAGCGATGGATGAAAAAGAAATATTGTCAAAGTTGGGTGCCATCAAGGATCATTACCTCGAAGTGGGAAAGAAGATCATTGACCCTGAAGTAATCTCAGATACGAAGAGGTACGTCAAGTTTTCTAAAGAATACAAAGATTTGGAACCCGTTGCCGAAGCCTACGACAGCTATAAGCTCCTCTACGAAAACCTTGAGAACGCAAAGGAAATCATCCAAAGTGAATCGGATGCTGACTTTAAGGAGATGGCGAAAGAAGAACTCAACGAGCTTTTAGCCGAAAAGGAAAAAATGGAAGAGGATATCAAGCTCCTCCTCATTCCTAAAGATCCAGAGGATTCTAAGAACGCCGTGGTCGAAATTCGAGGGGGAACAGGTGGGGACGAAGCGGCCATATTTGCAGGAGACCTTTTTAGAATGTATTCGAAATACATTGAAACCAAAGGATGGAAACTAGAATTGGTGGATACCAATCATGGTTCTTCCGGAGGATTTAAGGAAGTCATATTTAACGTAACGGGAAACAATGTTTATGGAATCATGAAGTACGAAGGTGGCGTTCACCGCGTGCAAAGGGTTCCTCAAACTGAAACGCAAGGCAGGGTGCACACCAGTGCCGCTACCGTGATAGTATTGCCCGAAGCAGAGGAATTTGATGTAGAGGTAAAAGAGTCAGATTTACGAGTGGATAGTTACTGTAGCTCAGGTCCCGGAGGGCAGTCAGTAAACACGACATATTCCGCCATTCGCTTGACCCATATTCCTACCGGAATAGTGGCGCAATGCCAGGATCAAAAGTCGAAGTTGAAGAATTACGACAAAGCTCTCAGCGTGCTTCGATCTCGTATTTACGAAATCGAACTTCAGAAGAAATTGGCGAAGGATGCCGAAAAGCGGAAGTCTATGGTTTCTTCAGGAGATCGCTCTGCGAAAATTAGAACCTACAATTATCCCCAAGGTCGCGTTACGGATCACAGAATAAATCTCACACTTTATAACCTTTCGGGTGTTATGGATGGAGATATTGATGAAATTATCGAAGCTCTTCGCGTTGCTGAAAATGCAGAAAAGCTTCAAGCCAGCATAGACGAATAGCCATGAAGAAAGCCGATCTGGTTCAGTTAATACACGAGAGAAAGAGCTTCCTCTGTGTTGGCTTAGATCCGAATCCCGAGAAGATGCCGCTGCATATTCTTGAGATGGAAGATTCACTTTTCGAATTCAATAAGCAGATCATAGATGCTACACGAGAATTTTGCGTGGCTTATAAGCCGAATACTGCATTCTATGAGTCTCATGGAGCGAAAGGCTGGGAAGCGCTAAAGAAAACCAGGGATTACATTGGTTCATCTCATTTTACCATCGCGGATGCCAAGCGCGGTGACATCGGGAATACCTCGGGGATGTACGCTAAGGCATTTTTTGAAGATTCCCACTTTGACTCGGTAACGGTAGCTCCTTATATGGGCAGCGATTCGGTCAAACCTTTTCTTGGATACGATGATAAATGGGTGATATTACTTGCTCTTACCTCAAATCAAGGAGCGGAAGATTTTCAATTCTTTTCTTCTGAAGAGGGCGAAAAGCTTTTTGAAAAAGTCCTTCGAACTAGTCAGAATTGGGGCAATGATCAAAATATGATGTACGTGGTAGGGGCTACTCGCCCCGAGAAGCTCAAAGAAATCCGCGAGATCATCCCAAACCATTTTCTTTTGGTTCCGGGAGTAGGTGCTCAAGGCGGCAGCTTAGAAGAAGTGTGTAAGTATGGCATGAATGCCGATGTAGGTCTCTTGGTAAATTCAAGCCGAGGGATTATTCACGCCAGTTCCGATCAAAATTTTGACGAAGTGGCTCGTTTTGAAGCTCGGAAGATTGCGGATAAAATGAAAGCCATCTTGTCTTAGGTTTTTTTATCTTGATGAAAATTCACGCCGATGAACGAGGATTTTCTCCACTATTTATGGAAGCATAGGCAATTTGATGCGACAGACCTCAAAACAGAACGGAATGAGGAACTGGAGATCATCCATTGTGGCTATCACAATGAGAATGCGGGTCCTGATTTTTTAGATGCTCGCGTTCGAATTAACGGTACTCTGTGGGCCGGAAATGTGGAAATTCATATCGCTTCTTCAGATTGGTACAAACATGGTCATCAAAACGACCCTGCCTATGAAAATGTCATTCTTCACGTCGTATTTAATCAAGATAAGGAAGTAGAAGCACCCGAAGGAAGTATTATCCCTTCTCTTGTTTTGAAAGATAGAATCGACTATCAATCCTATCGAAAGTACAAAGCATGGGTGGCCGCAGGAAAGTTTATTCCTTGCGATAAGATCGTTCATCAGGTGCCTCAACTCATCAAGACTTCTGCCGTTCATGCCGCTGCGGTGGAGCGGTTATCATTGAAGTCAGAGATCTCTCGCGACCACCTTTTGCAAACCAAGGGAGATATGGAAGGGGCGTTCTACCGAATCTTTTTGCGAGCTCTCGGTATGAAAGTCAATGCATTACCTTTTGAGCAATTGGCCAGAATTACTCCTTATGAGCTCATTCGGAAAGTGAGGTCCAATAAAATTCAACTTGAGGCCTTACTCCTTGGACAAGCAGGCTTTTTGGCTGAGGCCAAAACTGATCATCCCCATGTTATGCAGCTTAAAGCGGAGTTTGAATTTTTAAAAAGAAAGCATAGCTTGAATCCAATGCCGAAGTCAGCATGGAAACTTTTCAGGCTACGACCACAGAATTTTCCTCAAGTGAGATTGGCTCAACTGGCTGCTTTTTATAATAAAAGTTCATCAGTGGCCACTCCGATTTCTGGAATGGAAACCCCCGATAAGCTTTTTGACTTTTTTTCGATCAAAATCGAAAATGGATTTTGGTTAAATCATTACACCATAGATGCCGAGTCTACTGCTCGAAAAAAGTCTTTCGGAAAAGAGTTTCTCAAGCACTTGGTCATCAACGCTGCGGTACCATTTATTTTTTCATTGGCAGATTACAATCGGGACGAATCGTACAGAGAAAGGGCTATAAAACTATTGGAGCTACTTCCTTCGGAAAAAAACTCAATTATTCGTAGTTTTGAGCAACTCGACTTTAAAATAGAATCTTCTTTCGACTCTCAGGGAATCATTCAATTGAAGAATAGCTTCTGTGATAGAAAGAATTGTCTGCGTTGTAAAGTTGGAATACACTTAATGAAGAATTATGCAGAAGTTGGTTAACCATATTTACACATTTTTCGAGAAACAAGCATTTGGAGTTTGTGACTGGTGGGGCAGAATACTTGGGATTTCTTCTTCAAAAGTGCGCATGTACTTCATATATATTTCTTTTATCACGCTTGGGTCTCCACTGATCATTTACCTCTTTATGGCATTTTGGCTCGAGCAAAAAGACATCTACCGCAGACGTCATAAGAAGACCATTTGGGATCTTTAACTCCTCCTTCCCCGACTATTCTATTTTGTCAAAACATCGAATTTTAGTTCTTTAGCGGATTCCGCACCCTCGTAGGTGTGAGCATAAACCAAACTATGAAGAAAGTTCTCTCCCTTTTTGGAGCCATTTTGTTAACAGCCCTAGCAGTAAATGCTCAACTTGAGGCAACGCTTGAAGTTTCAAATGACAGTGAAAAAATAAAGGACGGGAGGGCCGAAGTTCAGGTTACAGGGGGTGTACCGCCTTATGTTTATAAATGGTCCAACCCTGATACTCCGCTTAGTTCAGCTTCGAGTAGAGGGTTGGTGGAAGGTCGACCATTCACAGTGAAGGTGACCGATTCAGCGGGTAATGAACTTTTTCTTGAAGGAGAAGTACCTGCAGAGTCTGCGGAAGAGAATATCAATTCTGTCTTTCTTCCTGTTGTAAGTGGGTTATCATCAGTTCTCTTTTGGGATCCTTTTGAGGCCATTGGAATCTATGACCCTGTAGTCTATGCAGACCAAATGCCTGTGTTTGCAACGGGTTTTAAGGAAGACAATGTCCAACGAATCTTTATGATGAAGTGGTATGCCTCAAACGGTTCTGAGGTGGAGAAAGGGGATAAGATTGCATTGATTCGAAGGAATTCAAGTGATACGCTGACAATTTTTGCGAAGAATAGTGGTGCGCTCGTTCATGAGTTCTCAGAAGGAGAGATGGTTTTTGACCGAGATGATATTGAGGCCATGGCTAGTATCGAAACGGGAATTATGGCTCGAATCAAGTACGATGAGCCGAGGCCTTTGCTAACTGCAAATGGAGACGAACAGAAAAAGAACATTCCTTTTATCGTAGTTTGGCTTGTAGCCGGTGCAATTTTCTTTACCGTAAAGATGAAGTTCATCAATTTCAAAGGAGTCAAACACGCATTTCAATTGGTAGCTGGTAAATATGACGATCCGGAAGATAAGGGAGAGGTTTCGCATTTTCAGGCACTTACTACAGCACTATCTGCTACAGTAGGCCTTGGTAACATAGCGGGGGTAGCCGTAGCGATCGTCATAGGAGGTCCTGGAGCTACGTTTTGGATGATCATTGCCGGATTACTCGGAATGGCTTCAAAGTTCACTGAGTGCACACTGGGGGTAAAATACCGACTCATCAATGACAAAGGTGAAGTATCGGGTGGACCGATGTATTACTTAAGCCAGGGCCTCGAAAAAAGAAATATGAAAGGCTTGGGAAAAGTCCTTGCCGGTCTCTTCGCCATTCTCTGTGTAGGAGGATCTTTAGGCGGAGGTAATATGTTTCAAGCCAATCAAGCTTTTGTTCAGGTTGCCAGTAAAGTACCGCTTTTTGAAGGTAATGGAGCACTCTTTGGATCCATACTAGCTATTCTGGTAGGCTTGGTCATTCTTGGCGGAATCAAAAGTATTGCTAAGGTTACGGACAAAATTGTTCCTATCATGGTTGGTATTTACGTAGGCTTTGCCGTGATCATCATCTTGATTCACATAGAGAATATTGGCGCCGCCTTCGCAGCTATTTTCAATGGAGCATTTTCACCTTCAGCACTCAAAGGTGGTGTGATTGGAGTCTTAATAGTCGGTTTCCAAAGAGCCGCTTTTTCGAATGAAGCAGGTGTTGGTTCGGCTTCTATTGCTCACTCGGCCTCTAAAACAAAGCATCCCGTTAGTGAAGGGGTAGTTGCCCTTCTAGAGCCCTTTGTAGATACTGTTCTGGTATGCACAATGACAGCTTTAGTATTGATCTTCACAGGATTCGCGACCGACCCTGCCGGACTTACCGGTTCTGAGCTCACTTCTGCTGCATTTAGCAACGTGTTTCCTTGGTTCGATTGGGTCTTGTTAATTGCTATTGTCCTGTTTGCCTTCTCCACAATGATCTCTTGGTCTTACTATGGATTGAAGGCATGGAGCTATCTTTTTGGTAGAACCAAGAAAGTGGAATACCTCTACAAGCTCATCTTCCTTATTTTTATCGTGATTGGCTCCTCTGTAGGACTGGGGAGTGTCCTGGATTTCTCTGATTTGATGATTCTTGGAATGGCTTTCCCTAATATTCTAGGGCTACTTCTTTTATCAAGTGAAGTCAGAGACGATTTAAAATCGTATTTTAAACGCATCAAATCAGGGGAGATAAAACAGTTTAAATAAATTTAGATGAAGGATGCTTGAACGGGTCAAATCATATTTTAGACATTACCGTTCAGAGCGTCGAGGAGTGATTGTTCTCGCCATTATCGTTTTCTTGTCCATTGCAGGTGTTGAAGCTTTTATGTTGTTATATGAGCCTGAAACTGAAAGAATAGACATCTTATTGGTTGACGCGAATGAAACTGCCCAATCTAGAGATTTGACGGGCGAATCGCCCACAGTTGACCAAAAGGAAAAGATTTTTTTCCCATTCAATCCAAATACACTGAGTGATTCGGGATACGCTGCCCTTGGGTTTTCAGAAAAAGAAATCAAGACGCTCAGGAATTATCAAAAGGCAGGGGCGAATTTTGAAATCAAACGCGATTTTGCCAAGCTCTTTTTTGTAGACGAAGAAGAATACCTAGAGCTCGAACCATTTATTGAACTACCCGATTCAAAGCCTAAAAAGGAATACAAAAATTACTCTGAATCGTTCGAAACCAGCACGGATAAGCCTAAGGTGAAATGGTCCGACACCGCATCGACTCAAAGCTATTCGTTCAAAGAGTTCACATGTAATCTCAATACAGCCGATACCAATGAGTTGAAAAAACTGAACGGCATCGGTTCGTTTTACGCCAAGAAGATCATTGAGTACCGTGAAGAATTGGGAGGTTATCACAGTCTGGCCCAACTTTTAGAGCTATGGAAGATGACACCGGAGAAAATTGACAAATTTGCCAATCAAGTAGTTATTGATCAGGCAGAGGTTCAGCAAATCAAAATCAACTCTGCCTCTGCTTTTGACTTATCTCAACACCCTTACTTGAGTTTTGGAGAGGCAAACAAAATAGTATTAAAAAGAGAAGAGGCAGGTGGCTTTTCCAATTCGAAAGCATTCTGTTCATCAGGCTTGTTAGATGCTGATTTATGCCGTAAACTTGTGCCCTACCTTAATTTTGTAGAATGAATCTTCGAGAAGAACTTCTTACTATAATACGCGATGTGCCTGATTTCCCGAAACCAGGCATTCTTTTTCGTGATATAACACCCATCCTTGAAAACCCTTCGGTAAGTCGTGCTGTTGTAAACGAAATGATGCGTCAGTTTGAGGGGCTGAGGATTGATGCGGTTGCCGGAATTGAGAGTCGAGGCTTTTTGTTCGGATTGCCTTTGGCTATGGAAATGAACGTTCCGTTTATCGCCATCAGAAAGAAGGGTAAGCTACCTGCAGAAACGGTTGAGCATAGCTATAACTTGGAGTATGGAAGTGCTACTATCGAAATGCACAGAGGGGTAGTGGAGCCTGGAATGAACGTGCTTATTCACGATGATCTTCTGGCGACCGGAGGAACTGCTGTGGCCAGCAGGGAGCTCATCAATCTTGAAGGAGGAACCGTAGCAGGGTTCTCTTTCCTTATTGAATTGAAGGGATTGCTCGGAAGAGAAAAACTCGCAGCTACCGACAAGCCTATTTTAAGCGTTGTCGATTACGATTGAACCACCAACTTAAAAATAAATGAATTCACAACTAACAGAAAACCAAAAGATGATCGCACAAATGGTGCAGGATTTTGGTGAGCGGGAGATTCGCCCGCATTTTATGGACTGGGACGAAAACCAGCATTTCCCGATAGACACGATGAAGAAGATGGGAGAACTCGGGCTACTTGGTGTCTTTGTGCCCGAAGAGTACGGCGGATCAGGCTTTGGATATTATGAATATTACACAGCTGTCTCCGAAATCGCAAAAATTTGCGGTTCAGTAGGGCTTTCAGTTGCCGCTCACAATTCGCTTTGCACAGGTCATATTTTGGCCTTTGGTTCTGAAGAGCAAAAGAAAAAGTGGTTGCCAAAATTGGCAACAGGAGAATGGATCGGAGCATGGGGCTTGACGGAAAGCAATACCGGTTCTGATGCACTAAGGATGAAAACCACTGCCGTAAAAGATGGCAATGAGTGGGTTATCAATGGTACAAAAAACTGGATCACTCATGGAATTAGCGGTGATGTAGCTGTTGTTCTTGTCAGAACAGGAGACTTATTGGACTCTAGAGGTATTACTGCCTTTGTGGTCGAAAGAGGAACGCCTGGTTTCAAAGCAGGGAAGAAAGAGAATAAATTGGGCATGCGAGCCTCTGAAACTGCTGAAATGGTTTTTGAAGATTGCAGAGTTCCGGAAGAGAATGTTCTCGGAAATCTGGGAGAGGGTTTTATCCAAGCAATGAAAGTGTTGGACGGGGGTAGAATTTCTATTGCAGCCCTTTCTATCGGCATAGCAAAAGGTGCCTATGAAGCCGCTTTGAAATACAGCAAAGAAAGAGAGCAATTCGGAAAACCGATTTCAAGCTTTCAGGCCATCGCCTTCAAACTAGCTGATATGGCTACTGAAATTGAAGCAGCCGAGTTATTGACGCTTCAGGCTGCCGATCTCAAGAATAGAAAAGAAGAGATGACCAAGGAGTCTGCCATGGCCAAGTACTACGCTTCTGAAGTTGCCGTGAGAGTGTCAACGGAAGCGGTTCAGGTTTTTGGTGGCTATGGTTATACCAAAGACTTTCCCGTTGAAAAATTCTACAGGGACAGCAAACTCTGTACGATCGGAGAGGGAACAAGCGAAATCCAGAAGCTTGTGATTTCAAGAAAAATTCTTTCTTGAGTATTAGTTAATTTTATTCATATATTTGCAGCCCAAATTTGAATTCAGACACATGCTTATTATACCAGTTAAAGAAGGCGAAAATATTGAGCGAGCGCTCAAGAAGTTTAAGAAGAAATACGACCGCACAGGAGTAGTTAAAGAGTTGCGTCGTCGACAGCAATTTATCAAACCTTCTATTATCAAGCGCCAAGAGAAGCTGAAAGCTATCTATGTAAATAAAGTGCACGGCAATAACGAATAGTAAGTTTGTATTTTAGATATTTAAGGCATCCGTCGCAGGCGGATGCCTTTTTTTATGATCGAAAAATTCCTGGCATATCTTCAGTTTGAGAAAAATTACAGTCTTCATACTGTTAATGCCTATCACGGCGATCTGGAGAATATTTCCTTTTATCTGACTACGAGTTTTGAATGTGGTCTGGAAGATGCGACACATCAATTTCTAAGGTCTTGGATGGTCGATGCCCTCGAGTCGGGATCATCAGCATCAACTATAAAGCGCCGAGTCAGCGCGCTAAAGTCATTTTACAAATGGAGGAAAAAGACGTTCGGAGTCCAGGTTGACCCCACGGCCAAGTTGGTTATCCCGAAAATGCCAAAGAGGCTTCCTGTGTTTGTTGAAGAGGTGGCTCTTGAAGTCGGTAGACAAGGAGCGTGTTTTGACGAATCTCATGATGGAATACGAGATCAAGCGATCATTGAGCTTTTCTACAATACAGGCATAAGATCTGCTGAATTGATTGGTCTAAAAATGGATTCAGTTGATTTTGAGCAGGGTGCAATAAAAGTACTGGGAAAGCGGAACAAAGAGAGAATCGTGCCCGTAGGACAACCAATGATTGACGCCCTTAAAACTTACCTCCTGGCTAGATATGATCTCCAAAGTATTCACGACAAAGATTACTTCTTTCTGACCCAAAAAGGAAAGAAGCTCTATCCCAGACTTGTTTATAGAATTGTCAATGACTACCTTTCAAAAGTCAGTTCGATCAGCAAAAAGAGTCCACACGTTTTAAGACACACTTTTGCTACGCATATGCTCAATAAAGGAGCAGATATAAATGCGATCAAAGAACTGTTGGGTCATTCATCATTGGCAGCGACTCAAGTATACACGCACAATAGTGTTGAGCAATTGATCAAAGTGTACCGAAGTAGCCACCCGAAAAGTTGAATTTAATTAGTTACTAACCATAAAAAATTGGACAATATGCAGATTAGCGTTCACTCCATTCAGTTTAAAGCAGACGTTAAATTGATAAACTTCATTGAAACACGACTCCAAAAGCTGGAGCAGTTTCACGACAAACTTTTAGATGCCAATGTGTATCTCAAAGTTGAAAAGAACAATGAACGAGGAAATAAGATTGCCGAAATAAAACTGAATATGCCTGGGAAGGATTTGTTTGCTAAGAGACAGGCTGCCAGCTTTGAAGAAGCCACCGATCATGTTATAGAGGCTTTAAGGCGTCAGATAAAGAAGACAAAAGAAAAGAGAGCAATAGCTTAGAGCATTGCAGATCGAAATCATAAATTTGACCACCCCAATAGGGGGTGGTTTTTTCGTTTATATCTCCCTAAAAGAGAGCATCTTTTTTATTTTTCAGAAACTCGTCAATTCTTTTTTTTGCTTTCTTTTTTTTCGACTGAAAACTTTTATACATTTGCAGACCTTTTTGGACAAAGGTTGGGCCAAA
This portion of the Cryomorphaceae bacterium 1068 genome encodes:
- a CDS encoding OmpA family protein, which translates into the protein MIFTKGLFTFCLATLMSVSLMAQADQFTKEADNAYNNEAYFEAIDLYKKAYSKENDSEEKARMLFQIAESYRMILDYDQQVIWYNKALKAQYDAPDAFLYLAQAYHRQGDFTQAIEYYNKYIDAAPDPMKGEIGLEQAEIAKEFRDNPSRYIVQNEILLNSAEYDFSPGWAGDDFNTIYFSSSRQGAQGMEIDLRTGESFQDIFFTTRDQKGKWSEPERLTYRINTIHNEATPRLTNTFDMMLFTRCESTKDDNKGCDVMITRKTADQWSTAQVVELKNNESSELTTAGHPALTPDETHIIFASDMPGGMGGKDLWIAPFDKASMTAGEAVNLGPAINTKGNEMFPFIRKNGALYFATDGLVGMGGLDIFVAESNGENSWGNVENLGAPINSIGHDFGIIWEGDSERGYFSSDRNGGKGKDDIYSFNLPPLLFALDGVVYDKDTQQPVPEATIKVIGSDGASFEAATDAGGAFSFSEKGEERYINPETNYSIEVSKPDYLVAKDQISTVGIAESTTFLKEYFITFTAPDKAIEFPEVRYAYNKAELQVNDEVNSLDSLDFLYNVLVDNPTIIIELQAHTDSRGKDAYNKDLSQRRAESCVEYLSSKGIPAERMVAKGYGETRLRISDKQIAALATEEEKEAAHQKNRRTEFTVLSFDYVPMEESDN
- a CDS encoding AIR synthase-related protein, translating into MSQEKRYQARGVSAGKEDVHAAIKGIDKGLFPKAFCKIIPDYLTGSEDHCLVMHADGAGTKSSLAYAYWKETGDLSVWKGIAQDALIMNIDDLLCVGCVDKILVSSTIGRNKNLITGEVIKALIEGTEEVLENLRYLGIEVRSTGGETADVGDLVRTVIVDSTVTSRMRRDEVVDNSNIKPGQVIVGLSSTGQASYENDYNAGMGSNGLTSARHDVFRSAVGQKFPETFDPAVPKDLVYSGAYSLTDRVDSMPVDLGKAVLSPTRTYAPVIKAVLQKGRDQIGGMVHCSGGAQTKVLHFVDKHHIIKDNLFPVPPLFKVIQETSGTEWKEMYKVFNMGHRMEIYCDKPFAKTIIDISNSFHIDAQIVGRVEEGKKALTITSENGTFQYD
- the prfA gene encoding peptide chain release factor 1, encoding MLSKLGAIKDHYLEVGKKIIDPEVISDTKRYVKFSKEYKDLEPVAEAYDSYKLLYENLENAKEIIQSESDADFKEMAKEELNELLAEKEKMEEDIKLLLIPKDPEDSKNAVVEIRGGTGGDEAAIFAGDLFRMYSKYIETKGWKLELVDTNHGSSGGFKEVIFNVTGNNVYGIMKYEGGVHRVQRVPQTETQGRVHTSAATVIVLPEAEEFDVEVKESDLRVDSYCSSGPGGQSVNTTYSAIRLTHIPTGIVAQCQDQKSKLKNYDKALSVLRSRIYEIELQKKLAKDAEKRKSMVSSGDRSAKIRTYNYPQGRVTDHRINLTLYNLSGVMDGDIDEIIEALRVAENAEKLQASIDE
- the pyrF gene encoding orotidine-5'-phosphate decarboxylase, with the protein product MKKADLVQLIHERKSFLCVGLDPNPEKMPLHILEMEDSLFEFNKQIIDATREFCVAYKPNTAFYESHGAKGWEALKKTRDYIGSSHFTIADAKRGDIGNTSGMYAKAFFEDSHFDSVTVAPYMGSDSVKPFLGYDDKWVILLALTSNQGAEDFQFFSSEEGEKLFEKVLRTSQNWGNDQNMMYVVGATRPEKLKEIREIIPNHFLLVPGVGAQGGSLEEVCKYGMNADVGLLVNSSRGIIHASSDQNFDEVARFEARKIADKMKAILS
- a CDS encoding DUF2851 family protein gives rise to the protein MNEDFLHYLWKHRQFDATDLKTERNEELEIIHCGYHNENAGPDFLDARVRINGTLWAGNVEIHIASSDWYKHGHQNDPAYENVILHVVFNQDKEVEAPEGSIIPSLVLKDRIDYQSYRKYKAWVAAGKFIPCDKIVHQVPQLIKTSAVHAAAVERLSLKSEISRDHLLQTKGDMEGAFYRIFLRALGMKVNALPFEQLARITPYELIRKVRSNKIQLEALLLGQAGFLAEAKTDHPHVMQLKAEFEFLKRKHSLNPMPKSAWKLFRLRPQNFPQVRLAQLAAFYNKSSSVATPISGMETPDKLFDFFSIKIENGFWLNHYTIDAESTARKKSFGKEFLKHLVINAAVPFIFSLADYNRDESYRERAIKLLELLPSEKNSIIRSFEQLDFKIESSFDSQGIIQLKNSFCDRKNCLRCKVGIHLMKNYAEVG
- a CDS encoding PspC family transcriptional regulator, with protein sequence MQKLVNHIYTFFEKQAFGVCDWWGRILGISSSKVRMYFIYISFITLGSPLIIYLFMAFWLEQKDIYRRRHKKTIWDL